GGTTTCCTTCACAGATATTTTTAACTTGCTTATATTTCTGCATCCTTACCATGGTCTTGCTGATGCATCAGAATCACATGACAAATTCACGAACATTAGGACCTTAGCCCCTTTATTATGGTTTCATGGGTGCCAACTATATTGTTTGTTATATTTGGTAGGCTCCAATATTATTTCGGATGTGGCACCATGTCCGAGAAGAGGCTGCTAAAGGAAATgtaactttctttctttttacctaTCCAGCTTGTATTCGTGCATTGGTTATGGTAAGGGATCCTTGAGCATCTTTCTGTTCTCTTTGCAGGGGGTTGCTATCAATCTATTTGCTAAACGCCTTGTAACTTCTTGTCATGGCATTCCCTTAGGTGGTATAGGGTATGTGTTCAATCTTAATCACTCATGATagatgtttattactatataatGTAACAAAAAAGCCATACATATTATACATTCTTTAATACATATACTAGACATTTGTGTTTCTAGTAGAAGATATTTATTATTGAACATTATATAACTTTATGTGAAGAaaatgccaatgagctctagctcaaatggcaccttCTCCCCTTGTAAAAGTAAGTTTGAGGGTGAGGTTATGGGTTTAAGAGCCACCAGGTGCATTTGTAGTTGACCAATTAAAAAGAAGTTTATGTGAAAAAAATGTGAAGCTGAGAATATTTCCTCACATTGTTTGGCATTATCTTTACTAATTATAACCAGCTGAAAACTTTCGGATCTTACCCAAATTATTGTATATTGCTTCTTTTTAGTGAGTTTTAGAACATAATCATCTCttgtaaaaatataatgttcAGCTCAGGCAGCATAGGAAGGAGTTACAGAGGTGAGTTTCAGCGCTGGCAACTATTCCCTAGAAAATGTGAAGAGAAACCAGTTTTAGCAAATCAATTTTCGGTAAGTTCAATGAATATATTGTTGAAGTTTTTTATCATTGATATGTTGAAGgagatattataaatattaCTTTATCTAGGGCTATGTTTTTTCGAGTGTTAGAGACCTTGTGTAGCTGTCAAATTGCAATGCCGTATCTGTCTTCCCAATTTAACTAAAGAGGTGATATGTTGAGGCATTCCTTGGCCCTATCTGGTCCATTTATCCTAAAACAGCTATTATCATAATGCTTTTGAGGACAGATTCAACTGTTTTAATctgtttttgaacttttaagAAATAGGTTTAAAGTTTTACTTTGTTCAAAGTAGAGTGATTTATGCAGCAATGAGAAAGAGTAAGTTCATTTAAGTTGaggaaacaaaaagagagaggaaaacaaaaaataacattacTAGAAGTAGTAAAATAGGACACGTAAATTACGGAAGTAACAAAGAGTATGACACCGGATAGAATAGAATGGCAGTAAAGAGTTCTTGTGGTCAATTTTTACTAGTTTGTTGAGGGTCCATAGGACCATAGGTGataccaaaattttggaacCAAGGCTTGATTGTTGTCgaaacaaagaaattaaaggAGACTTTTAACACATCTTTTTTTTATGGATCTTTGGTTTGGAATTTAGTTCTGATATTATCTTTAAATAAAATGCACGTGGCTGATTTGGTCCTAGTTTACACGTTTTACAAAGAAATATGAAGGATGATGTCATCCATGGCTATGAGAAATTTATACAATATACAGGATATGTGACCCTAGATGGTGGGAAATGGTCAAAGACTTTCAATGGTTGATCAGAAAATGTTGGGATGTGTCTTTGATGAAAAGCTCATTGAAGCACTTAATGTTACTTAGatcaatttttgtttctattttctatagTTGATATTACAGTTGATCTTTCATTGGAtggaaataaaatgaagaaCGGAACATCTGTTATCATTAGTATCTTTCATTGGTTATTATCAAGTTTCTGCAAAATTTGGAATACAAATACCTGTGCAGGTTTTTGTTAAGCGCTCAAGTGGTGAAAAATATTCAACAGTGTTGTGCCCAGGGAGCCCAGAGGTGCTTAAGTAAGCAATTATTAGCTGCACTGTTAATTTGAATGCTTCAGAAATTCTTGAGAGCTTCATTTCATTTGTGCTTGAACTTACTGAATACTATGTCTTCCACAGAGAAACTGATGTTTCAGGGATTGGATCTTGGGACTGGAATCTGAATGGAGGCAACTCTACGTATCATGCTTTATTCCCAAGGTCATGGACTGTATATGAGGGTAATCGTTTAGTGGTATACTTCTCAGTCTACAATGATCTTTATGATGGATAATTTGTCTCATGCATTGGTCACCCGGTTCTTTTTAAATCCAGGAGAACCTGATCCGGAACTTAAAATGGTTTGTCGTCAAATTTCACCTGTTATCCCCCATAATTACAAGGAGAGCAGCTTCCCTGTATCAGTTTTTACTTTCACGGTAGGAAAGGATCTATTAGATACATGGTTTTCTATATCAGATATATAGTTAGCCTCAGTATTGAGTTGtggttttaattttcttcaGCTGTACAATTCTGGAAAGACTGCTGCAGATGTTACCTTGCTTTTCACATGGGCAGTATGTCTCCTTTTCATGTGTTCatcactttcaaatttatgtcCTTTGGTTCCATACATATGTTAGTTGTATTTCTTTAAAGCTTTTTCCTTCTTGGAGTTACCAAGTATATTTTATGTAGATTCCTGAAAAGAATCTGATGTGCCAGAAGTCATTAAAACTAATGCAAAATCTTCTTGTCAATGCCATTTTAGAATTCTGTTGGGGGGCTTTCTGAATTTTCTGGTCAGCActtcaattcaaaaataatgtaaGAAACTTGTCATTTGCTTGACTTCTTCTTTATATAtcttaccttttcttttattgatttttgaaattataattagATACATATGCGTCcttgtgtttgtttgtgaagGATTAGATATTTGTGCCAGCATACGTGTGTGTGAAGATTGCTTATCTATTTTATAGCATGCCAATTGTTTATGCTAACCCATAAGATTATTTATTCTGCTAGGATGAAGGATGGTGTGCATGGTGTACTTCTACATCACAAGTACGCTCTTTTCAAATCTTCCCTTTGTTTGATCAGTTCAATCATTATATGGTATATGTTCTAATACTCTCCGTGCAATACCCCTCACATGCCACTACAGGACTGCAAATGAACGCCCACCTGTGACTTTTGCAATTGCAGCAGAGGAGACTGATGGTGTTCATGTCTCTAAGTGCCCTTACTTTGTGATATCCGGTAACTCTCAGGGTATCACTGCAAAAGACATGTGGCAGGAAATCAAGGAGGTTGGTAAACTTCCCACATTTTACATGCACATTCCATTAGAAAGGTTCTGGTGGGCGTAGTCAGTTGTCTGTAGGTTTTACTGGCGTGAGACAAGTCTATAGGGCTCTTCTTTAGAAAGTTTCCCTTccttaccaaaataaaaaataaaataaaataaaagacatctCATCAGTTTCCTACATTTGCACATTCGTGCCaggcttttaagttttaatcCTACTATGTATTCACAACTCACGAAGGATTTTGGTTTCAGCAGATTGTAACCTGATTAATTAATATTGCCTGGCTTTTTCTTGGTGACAGATTGGCTGtcttatctcttttttatttacctGAACCAATCATCTTCTTTTCACCTTTTTATCTATGATTATCATGAGCTTGAAGAAGAATAACATATCTTGAtgattttggttgaaaaaaagTGTGGGAATCAAGTGGGATTTGACTTTCTTTGAGGTAGCCAGCCTCCAAAGAAGAGGAAAGGGGATTAAGTAGAGAGCCTAGAGGGGAAATAGAGGAATTTGTATCAATGTTCAATATAAGACTGATTACATAGCTCCTAGTATTTATACTAGGGATCTTACACTGCAAGTATCAAGAAAAAAGCTCAAGATTGTCCTTTTAACCAACTATTGAACAACTACTTTGTAACTATTTAACTATCTTGGCTTTTGTCTTGCTCTTTGGTCATATCCACATGTGTCCTTAATTGGGTTGGACTAGACTTGTTGCACTTGGTTTAGCTAAATTACAATTTCAGTCAAATCTGACAATTGGGTTTGTAGATCAGAAACTATAAGATTTGGCATTATGCCTTAAGAATATGAAACTTTTACTGTCTAAGTGAGATTTGATAAATAACATTGATCTCAAAATCTGAAGTTGCGTATAGATGAAATAATCATTTAACaactattttaaaaagaattttctttgtgttttcaCCTTTGGTAGTTTTGCCTCTCCCGTCCCACTGTCAGAGGGACATTTTCAGTCTTaaggtttgttttttgttttcttttgttgttgttgtttttggtgGGGAGGGTGTTCGGTACATGATGATGTTTATATTTTGATGCTGGGAGCacaaccaaaattattttttatttaaattttgtttgaaatctcagatttaatttttttgaattttgaatttcatacttttctagAGTTTTActattgaattttgaatttaatgttGTTCATGATTTTATGGAATGTAACTGAGGCTTGATGTACTTCTTGATGCCTAGTAAAGAGAGGCTCCAAGAATGGCTTGaagcattgaaatttgaaataaattttttttttttcatttgagaaGTTTTTCTAAGTTTGGTGGTGATTGCAAGCAACATGGGTGCTGAAGTTAGGCAGATTCTAGGTAGTGAATAGTacaatttgtcttttctttttttcttttccctttatctctatttttcaacctaGCCATCCGGCATCAAATTTCCTCAAAGGAATCTGACCTATCTTTATTTCTCTTCTGTTATGCATAAAAAGAAATAGATTCATCTTCATTTCTCACATAACTTGATAtgtgtatttcttttctaacagTATGGTTCCTTTGACCGCCTTAGTTCCATGGAAACGTCAGTGCCTTCAGAACCAGGATCATCTATTGGGGCAGCCATTGCTGCTTCTCTTACAATTCCTTCGAATGCAGTACGTTCTGTAACATTTTCATTGGCATGGGACTGCCCTGAAGTAAACTTTTCGAGTGGAAAAACTTATTACAGGTAGCTAgccaaaattttgtttgagaaaTATCACATTTCAAAAAGTTAtctatttgttgaaaatttttatcaacAGGCGTTACACTAAATTCTATGGTACCCGTGGGGATGCTGCTGCAAAGATTGCACATTATGCTATTCTTGGTAATGTTCCAGTGTGTGTGTTGTACATTGATGATTTGTTTCAACTCTAGGATTTTAAAGTTTTACTCCATGTTTGAAAGCAAGAATATAAACTATAGTTCAACTCATATGTAATAAAGTTGGCCATAATGCCCATACGTTCATAAGATTTTTGATTGATAGGGAGTGCtaagacacaaaataaattgtttttattgtgaAGAAATTGTTACTTCAATGcccttatttttgttttattctttctGAATATAGAGAATGGCCATTGGGAGTCCCAGATAGATGCATGGCAAAGACCTATTCTTGAAGACAAGAGGTTTCCTGAATGGTGAGTTTTGACGTGTTATTTGTTGTGCATGTATAGTCAGGTTCTAACTTATTCTGATGGTTTTCTACAGGTACCCTATAACTCTCTTCAATGAGCTCTATTATCTTAATTCAGGGGGGACAATTTGGACAGGTATTGTGGAGCTTGTCTTTATGTTTTAGGACAGCATTGTGTGCACATCCTGTTTGCATGAGGTTTACTCTATTCTATTAAAGCTTAGCCAACACCAAAGTTTTGGGACTAAGACTTGGGTGGTGTTGTATCAATAACGTTTTTGTGATTGTTGACTCAAGTAAGTAACCAcaagttagtttttatttttgcagATGGATCACCGCCGGTTCATAATTTAGCAAGCATTGTACAAAAGAAGTTTTCCCTTGATAATTCCAGGCCAGGTTTGAAAGACATAATTGATGTACCCCATCAAAATGATACCGCTAGTGATATTCTTGAAAGGATGACTTCAGTACTTGATCAAATCCACACCACAACTTCATCAAACTCTGCATTTGGGCCAAATCTTCTTcagaaaggagaagaaaacaTTGGGCAATTCCTTTATCTTGAAGGTATTGAATATCACATGTGGAACACTTACGATGTCCATTTCTACTCATCTTTTGCATTAGTCATGCTTTTTCCAAAACTTGAACTTAGCATCCAAAGAGACTTTGCAGCGGCAGTAATGATGCATGATCCCAGtaggatgaaaattttatgTGATGGAGAGTGGGTTGGTAGAAAGGTGCTTGGAGCTGTTCCTCATGATATTGGAATGAATGACCCATGGTTTGAAGTAAATGCTTATAGCCTTTATAACACTGACAGGTGGAAAGActtgaattcaaaatttgtcCTTCAAGTTTATAGGGATGTGGTTGCCACAGGTGATAAGAATTTTGCACAAGCTGTTTGGCCCTCTGTTTATGTTGCAATGGCTTATATGGAACAATTTGACAAGGATGGAGATGGGATGATTGAGAACGAAGGCTTCCCTGATCAAACTTATGATACATGGTCTGTCTCTGGTGTGAGTGCATACAGTGGAGGGTTGTGGGTGGCAGCCTTGCAGGCTACATCTGCCATGGCACGTGAAGTAGGTGATAAGGCATCTGAGGATTACTTTTGGTTTAAGTTTCAGAAAGCAAAAGCCGCGTATGATAAATTATGGAATGGTTCTTACTTCAATTATGACAGCAGTGGCAGAAGTTCAAGTTCATCCGTTCAAGCTGATCAATTAGCTGGACAATGGTATGTTGTGATTGTAGCAATTTTctagatattttttttcatatcatatTCTTCAAGAACATTAAGAATGGTTCTTTCAATTTATGCTTGCTTATGCGTGTGCGTGTACGTGTGCGTGTGTGTGCATGCGCATGCATTGTGCTTGCTTATCCAATTTTTGCTTTTAAAATCAGGATAAAATCCTTTGAATTTTCTTATCCAAGGCCAGGGAAATATCTTTAGCATGTGTACCAAATGGTTTTTAGTATACATTATGCTTACAATAGTCTCCATGTGGGACAATTTCTGGATTTATCTTGAGCctatgttatattttttatagaaatacaTATACAGGTGCATAACTCCACCTATGTCGGTGCTTTGtgtcatatattttgttcattgCCAGTCCTAAGCCCAGAAAAGGAGGGGGGTGGTTGTAGGCTGACAGCTAGCATAAAATTTAGTCACCTTATTATGAATAGAACCCTTACAGACACAAGTTGGGGTATCCTCTACTAGCAGCcaactccaaaattttgggactgtggatttattgttgtattttgtaaaaactaatttttgtatttttttaaaaaaaagttggagaACTAAAGTGTCCATACTCTTGATCTTAaaatggtctttttttttttaattttattttagattttttttttctgtaccgTGTCATGCACggttattttatttctttcagtAACAATGGTGGTGGATTAGAAGTTTCTTCGTATTAACTCTGTAGGTATGCTAGAGCATGCGGTCTTTTACCAATTGTTGACGAAGACAAGGCCAAAAGTGCACTAGAAAAGGTCTTTAATTACAATGTCTTAAAGTGGAAGAATGGAAGGTGGGGAGCTGTCAATGGGATGTTACCTGATGGGAATGTTGACATGTCATCCATGCAATCAAGAGAAATATGGTCTGGAGTCACATATGCTGTTGCTGCAGCAATGATCCATGAAGATATGATTGATATGGCATTTCAGACTGCATTTGGAGTCTACGAAGCTGCATGGTCTAAAGAAGGACTTGGGTGAGTTAGCTCTCTGTTTGCCTTTTCTTCTAGAATTAGTTTGTTTTATTAACTCAAGCAGCTCAAGATTAATAACCAAAAGCTATTATGACTGTTTGTCGCATCAAACAGAAGTGAACTTTGCTCATTTCGTTTTCCTTGTTTTTGATAAGGATGCTTGGTTAATCCTATATTCCTATtactccccccacccccccccccccccctccttgcaatatatatatataattgtcaATCTTGTACAAATTTTCGTGCAAATCTATATCATTAACTGTTGGTAGATTCAATAGTTTGCCTAAAtcaaattgatattttctttgaCTTTGCGGCCTGATAAAATCATATCACTTATGCAACTTTATATAACTATATCTTTATTTACAAGAGCCAAAAGCGTGAGGGcattttcatcaaaaaagaaaggatgTGGATTTAGCCTGCTATTTGCTTATTTTCTTGATAATATTTCCTTTGGCTTAGAGTTTCATTTTGAACCATTCGTAGTAATAATTTTAATCCCATTATTCAAAACTATAGCCCATATGAACTTTTTTACATAAATCGTGCTCTGTGCTGTCACCTTGAGGTCAGGACATCTTATCTGGCAAGAAATAGGCAAAAGTATAGAAGTTAAAAAGTgagaggaaagaagaaaagaaaacctaaatggTTGCTTGCAATTCACATCTTTGTTTATTagtaccatatatatatatatatatatattttttaaagatgtAGGGCACTTGCTCAAACCATTTGATCTTTTCTTGATTCTGAAATACAACACAAAACTGGATATTCATGATGTCATTCAAGACACTTTTTGCCCAGTTTATTCTTGGaagaattttttagttaaactGTTGGTTAATTCATTTAGGTGATACCTAAATTTCCTTCTTATAGATTATTAACAAGTTACCATTTTGTGCACAGTTATTCTTTTCAAACTCCGGAAGCTTGGAACAACAAGGACCAATACAGATCTATATGTTACATGCGCCCTTTGGCCATATGGGCCATGCAGTGGGCACTAACGAGACCAAACCTTCTTGACGCAGAGGTGAGACAAGAAGTGAAGGAAGATTCTATGTTTGTGCACCGTTGTGGGTTCTCAAAAGTTGCTTGCCTTTTAAAGTTGCCTGAAGAGGGAAAGTCTAGAAGTCTTTTACAGGCTTTATATGAGTTCGCCTTGACTAAGGTTGGGATTTAAGTCAGGTTTCCACAACTATCCAGAGGCCTGTAAATCAGTCCATTTGATTgttgtatatactatatagcACCTTGAATCTAAGTTGAGACAGCTATTTGATGTACTAGCAATGGGCCCACGCATATGTGTAGATAATTCTGTAAGCTGCTATGTGAGaagattatataaaatatatattcaaaatattttaagtaATAACATGAAGTAGTGTTGTGATAATATGATgagatttattttaaattaatgatgTAATACAAAATTAAGGGGGATGGAGAATTTGTATAGAGTAAATGTCATATTAATTAGAAATTAGTTATTATGTGGTGTAACTAATAATTAagttgattgtttttttaatcatagtttttgtttcttcaatgcATTGGagttagtattattattattattattttttttttttgtaatatcattgttaatttttttgtatgatGTCACGTTTATGTTATTGAAGAATGATAGTGATATGTtaaacacttagtgaaaatagtaatattctgttaaaagaattttatttataatccACAATATGTAAAGAGTGGTGAGGTGGAAGCCTAAACAAGAGAGTTTCAAGGAATGTGCTACTTGAAAGAATCTCATGGTCTCTCACATGAGGTCTATGTTTTTATACTTTGATGAGAAAGAAGCCTAAATGAGAGAGTTCCGAAAAATGTGCTACTTGGTAAAACCTCATGCTTTTCCACATGAGACTTCTCCTgttaatatatattgattgatttgtATTATACTACATTCTATTGATTCTCACTGGTTTTATATGTTCAAAAGAGCTAGTCACACACTTACACTTACATCAAAAGGACTGGGATTTAAATCAGGTTCCATCACTATTTAGAGGCTTGTAAATTATTCTATTTAAAATCCCACCATTTATAAATTTCCTTGTTTGGCTCTGATATTTGATTATGAGAATtgtaaacaaaaccaaaactaaaactgaaaaattacGTTAAGAGCAACCGTAAATATACCCGTCTTCCCGTTCATGTGAGGCTCTGTCCGTGTTAATCTCTGTGTAATTTCGTCATTGTTCTACTCACTGCAATCCCACCTCACTTACTTACTCATGCATATATGTTAGTCTTTTCCACATATGGAACTGCCTCCATGATCCAATTCATAGAGATTATATGACACATATTCACCAATCTATATTCTATATGTTACGGTGGACCTTGCAAGCATCAAGCAATGCACCTCATATGCCTGTATCAAGCTTGATAGACGTGCCGAATGAACTTCAATGACACATTCATTTTTTTGGCTGGAAGTTATTttctacaaaacaaaaagaggTTTAGGATATCTTTTGATAGGATCAATTAAAATGTGAGACTCACTCCTTTGATTTTTGAGAAATATTACGTCCAAAACATTTTCCCAATAAATCTTAGGTGGTAAGtcgttattgtttttttttgctcatCAATTACagtcaataacaacttgtcacttaagatttgttgtaaaaggtATTCCGTACGTAgcagttttcttaattttatcaTTACATGGAATTGGTATGTGAATTGAGAGGTGAAAAGTGGTCTTTGATTGAGCTACATTGTTAGTCTTATACATGATAATTGTAACTCTTTTACATAATATACAAGCAGAAATGTTAGTTGCAGCCTTATACATGTTCATCGTAAATCTTTttccttaaataaataaattaagaaaaaaaaaacacgctaGTGTACAAGTccaaatggtaaaaaaaaaggtagaggaaaatttttgaaataaaaaattgtgtaaatgtTGTcataaattaaaccaaaatgtgaataatgaataaataataagtaaatgattttattaatacaataatgaatttattttcttaaaaattcaaatgaaaacaCTAATGAGATGAGGAagacaaaaaccaaaataaaatattcgtaAACACTTAAAACAATCACTCAAAGGAACATCACATGACAAAGAAATAACAATTTGTTTCTAATTTgtcaatgaaaatattttagaaatggtGAATGGAAACCGCACAAAATTAATTTGTGTAGACCATCTTCTTCAATTGCACAAACTATTCCTCACCATCTTGTTGTTTTCCAAGTAAACTAATACCTAACAACATCACgcaataagatatatatattataatctgatttttcccacaaatcAGGTCCATAATAAACATCATTCATTAAAagtgttaaaatatatattattagcaacgtgatgtgttataccatgttgtgtatgctagagtagatgtGGAAGGAGAAATATAGaataggaacactgagaacatgAGTGTTACGTGGTTCAGTCTTgtcggcctacatccacggaggaatctcttaagggctacatctttattatgtataagagtgtagtacaataacctgtgttacaatgaaccctaacatgagtatatataggcgactaaaccctagactactagtacaagcaggactgGGCTTAGGCCTATTACATtaggctaatatgtctaatatatatctctaacaccttccctcaaactcaagatggaagcttgatgaaggcttgaggttggataagcatgagaagatcacttggagatgccttgaagaatgcatttgaagaaaccacaatgaagaatgtgccaattgaccaattttggagcttcaaatgaagaaacggaggtcaaaattggaatctacgcgaaaaattgagcaagatagACCCTGtcggaaattttgacttttggtcaaaggtcaacgtaaaaagtcaaagtcaactggtccATGGTCATAGTCAATGGATACTGGTCTGGGTCGGTTCCGGGTTTCCGGGTCGAGTCACGGATGGGGCAGCAGAGCCACTGACGTCATCCTATGACATGTCGCTGACGTGGACTAGGGCTGATGTGGAGGTGCTTGCATGGCTGTTGACGTGGAGTGATGACGTCATCCAGTGACGTCGGATGACATCAGCAGTAGTTTTCGGCGCGTGTGGCGTGTGCGAGTAGTCTCCGGCGATTGGAGGAGAGTCCCGAAACTAGGGAGGCGCGTGGTGGCGCATGTGAGCTCGGATGGAGGCCTGAATCTCGGGTTCTGTAGATCGGTGGATGTGGAGGCCAACATGGCGGCGTCTGTCACTAAAGATGATCTGCGAGTGAGGATTCCGATGTGGCGCGTGGGAGATATTTCAGAGCTAACtgcggcgcgtggaggcgcgtgacTAGTTTTCAGTTGACCGGATTTTTGGGTTTTCCTCAAGGGAGGCTGAGGAGCACGTTTGTGTGGTCGGTTTCGACAGGCGAAGGCTTAATGTGCATAGATTTGAAAAGTAAATCACGGTTTTCTTGGTTGGGGATTTTGACACAGCACAAAGCCATGGCGGCTACAAGATGCCAtggagtctagatccagcaGATAAACATATGTGACTTCAGATGGTGGTATGCacgtgagaatcttctttgctatgtagagatgtttgtttgatgccaagaacgaagtttggctttgataccatgttaaaatatatattattagcaacgtgatgtgttataccatgttgtgtatgctagagtagatgcggaagGAGAAATATAGAATaagaacactgagaacacgagtgttacgtggttcagccttgttggcctacatccacggaggaatctcttaagggctacatctttattatgtataagagtgtagtacaataacctgtgttacaatgaaccctaacatgagtatatataggcga
This DNA window, taken from Quercus robur chromosome 2, dhQueRobu3.1, whole genome shotgun sequence, encodes the following:
- the LOC126716049 gene encoding uncharacterized protein LOC126716049 isoform X13, whose protein sequence is MFEGKELGNGLVEEERELSKSSTNKVDPGKPALLTWQRKLNSEGSALSEFTLSLKERVQMAPILFRMWHHVREEAAKGNGVAINLFAKRLVTSCHGIPLGGIGSGSIGRSYRGEFQRWQLFPRKCEEKPVLANQFSVFVKRSSGEKYSTVLCPGSPEVLKETDVSGIGSWDWNLNGGNSTYHALFPRSWTVYEGEPDPELKMVCRQISPVIPHNYKESSFPVSVFTFTLYNSGKTAADVTLLFTWANSVGGLSEFSGQHFNSKIMMKDGVHGVLLHHKTANERPPVTFAIAAEETDGVHVSKCPYFVISGNSQGITAKDMWQEIKEYGSFDRLSSMETSVPSEPGSSIGAAIAASLTIPSNAVRSVTFSLAWDCPEVNFSSGKTYYRRYTKFYGTRGDAAAKIAHYAILENGHWESQIDAWQRPILEDKRFPEWYPITLFNELYYLNSGGTIWTDGSPPVHNLASIVQKKFSLDNSRPGLKDIIDVPHQNDTASDILERMTSVLDQIHTTTSSNSAFGPNLLQKGEENIGQFLYLEGIEYHMWNTYDVHFYSSFALVMLFPKLELSIQRDFAAAVMMHDPSRMKILCDGEWVGRKVLGAVPHDIGMNDPWFEVNAYSLYNTDRWKDLNSKFVLQVYRDVVATGDKNFAQAVWPSVYVAMAYMEQFDKDGDGMIENEGFPDQTYDTWSVSGVSAYSGGLWVAALQATSAMAREVGDKASEDYFWFKFQKAKAAYDKLWNGSYFNYDSSGRSSSSSVQADQLAGQWYARACGLLPIVDEDKAKSALEKVFNYNVLKWKNGRWGAVNGMLPDGNVDMSSMQSREIWSGVTYAVAAAMIHEDMIDMAFQTAFGVYEAAWSKEGLG
- the LOC126716049 gene encoding uncharacterized protein LOC126716049 isoform X5 — encoded protein: MFEGKELGNGLVEEERELSKSSTNKVDPGKPALLTWQRKLNSEGSALSEFTLSLKERVQMGVAINLFAKRLVTSCHGIPLGGIGSGSIGRSYRGEFQRWQLFPRKCEEKPVLANQFSVFVKRSSGEKYSTVLCPGSPEVLKETDVSGIGSWDWNLNGGNSTYHALFPRSWTVYEGNRLVENLIRNLKWFVVKFHLLSPIITRRAASLYQFLLSRCTILERLLQMLPCFSHGQYVSFSCVHHFQIYVLWFHTYNSVGGLSEFSGQHFNSKIMMKDGVHGVLLHHKTANERPPVTFAIAAEETDGVHVSKCPYFVISGNSQGITAKDMWQEIKEYGSFDRLSSMETSVPSEPGSSIGAAIAASLTIPSNAVRSVTFSLAWDCPEVNFSSGKTYYRRYTKFYGTRGDAAAKIAHYAILENGHWESQIDAWQRPILEDKRFPEWYPITLFNELYYLNSGGTIWTDGSPPVHNLASIVQKKFSLDNSRPGLKDIIDVPHQNDTASDILERMTSVLDQIHTTTSSNSAFGPNLLQKGEENIGQFLYLEGIEYHMWNTYDVHFYSSFALVMLFPKLELSIQRDFAAAVMMHDPSRMKILCDGEWVGRKVLGAVPHDIGMNDPWFEVNAYSLYNTDRWKDLNSKFVLQVYRDVVATGDKNFAQAVWPSVYVAMAYMEQFDKDGDGMIENEGFPDQTYDTWSVSGVSAYSGGLWVAALQATSAMAREVGDKASEDYFWFKFQKAKAAYDKLWNGSYFNYDSSGRSSSSSVQADQLAGQWYARACGLLPIVDEDKAKSALEKVFNYNVLKWKNGRWGAVNGMLPDGNVDMSSMQSREIWSGVTYAVAAAMIHEDMIDMAFQTAFGVYEAAWSKEGLGYSFQTPEAWNNKDQYRSICYMRPLAIWAMQWALTRPNLLDAEVRQEVKEDSMFVHRCGFSKVACLLKLPEEGKSRSLLQALYEFALTKVGI
- the LOC126716049 gene encoding uncharacterized protein LOC126716049 isoform X16 gives rise to the protein MEATLRIMLYSQGHGLYMRENLIRNLKWFVVKFHLLSPIITRRAASLYQFLLSRCTILERLLQMLPCFSHGQYVSFSCVHHFQIYVLWFHTYNSVGGLSEFSGQHFNSKIMMKDGVHGVLLHHKTANERPPVTFAIAAEETDGVHVSKCPYFVISGNSQGITAKDMWQEIKEYGSFDRLSSMETSVPSEPGSSIGAAIAASLTIPSNAVRSVTFSLAWDCPEVNFSSGKTYYRRYTKFYGTRGDAAAKIAHYAILENGHWESQIDAWQRPILEDKRFPEWYPITLFNELYYLNSGGTIWTDGSPPVHNLASIVQKKFSLDNSRPGLKDIIDVPHQNDTASDILERMTSVLDQIHTTTSSNSAFGPNLLQKGEENIGQFLYLEGIEYHMWNTYDVHFYSSFALVMLFPKLELSIQRDFAAAVMMHDPSRMKILCDGEWVGRKVLGAVPHDIGMNDPWFEVNAYSLYNTDRWKDLNSKFVLQVYRDVVATGDKNFAQAVWPSVYVAMAYMEQFDKDGDGMIENEGFPDQTYDTWSVSGVSAYSGGLWVAALQATSAMAREVGDKASEDYFWFKFQKAKAAYDKLWNGSYFNYDSSGRSSSSSVQADQLAGQWYARACGLLPIVDEDKAKSALEKVFNYNVLKWKNGRWGAVNGMLPDGNVDMSSMQSREIWSGVTYAVAAAMIHEDMIDMAFQTAFGVYEAAWSKEGLGYSFQTPEAWNNKDQYRSICYMRPLAIWAMQWALTRPNLLDAEVRQEVKEDSMFVHRCGFSKVACLLKLPEEGKSRSLLQALYEFALTKVGI